The nucleotide window CAGTTGCCTTCTTGTCAGTCAATAAATCAACAATAGTTTAATATGCAGTCGTTCGGAACTCTCACCAGGCGGCACCCGACTTTACATACCAATTAATCAAATTCTTCcgattttgtaatataaaaatgttggtGCGTAAGTCAACAGTGTTGCTAagtttatataactttacGCGCGCGCCGCTAGAATCTGAAGTAGAGTGTggcttacataatatattatctgaagcagttattaaaaaaagtagtagcaatatgtacataatacatacaaaagaaaacacttgGACAATATACAAAGCCAAGCCAGAGtacattgataaaaaatatatgaatcaGAAAAcggtaaaaaataagtaagtacaataatatataagaaaaggaatctgaaattaaatatcgacaacttaatatttaaaaaaaaagaagtattatttacaaacagtGTTGAATGCATGATGCGTGTTGAATTTTAAAGGCAGGTTAAAGTTCGACGAAAATCCGAACAAAAGTCCGTTTTTCCATGGAACAATACTTAGTCATAACTCTGAGTATAATGAATCTGACGACTAACTCTTCTCTTCTAAAATGTTTATCTTATTTCAGCTgatttaaatagtataaatattttttccattgaTTGTAACAAATGctttaatctatttatatatgctTTATTATGCAATACTCGTCTTAAGATCCTAGTCACATCTGCGTTTAGGCAAACAGTCAAAACGTAGTACGTTACATAAGTACTTGtagttatgtaaaacaattatttttgttaaaaaagtcAACAGCTACTATCATGATGCTATCTTAGGTTCTTGGAAAGTGAAAAGCTGTGAATCTTACCCAACCTCCATTATGCAATAAGGGATGTCGGCCATTTTGTATTCGTCGTCTGTCCACCATTTGCATTTGCACGCGGCTATGTGAAAACACTATTTACCTCGAACTTCCGTTTTGAACTACTTGTGACATTATTGGATCAGCTAATTATAAaccttataattaaaagttacacTCAGAAACGGAAGTATAAATAACTGTCatatttaacaatacaatataatatcttaGTTGCTTTTAAAAAGCGTCAGGTAAATAGCTATAGGTAGAATACTACTAAATAAACAcgacaaaacatttttcatcTTCGAAGCAGGTTTAGAACAACAGAATTCTACATTTtggatataaaattttatttcagattccATGTTCAAactcttaatttttatgtttagatTTCTTACTTAGGAAAATGCACTAAGCATTCTCGGATAGATTAGATGTCGGAGACATGGATTGTCCTACTCCGGGATAGTCTATGAAAGCTAGTAACAACGAAGTTACCACGAACGAAGAAGAACTGTATTCTATACTCAGATATACTTATTACGCTGAAATAACTTGTAAGttcttaatacttaattaaatatatatgttttggctgtaataaacaaacaattttaattcgtacttaatctataatatataatctaacAGTGTCAATCGATGCTAATACGTCTTGAGTAGGTCACTCGGTGGCACAGTGCGGAGTGCGGAAGCTATAGACATACTGACATACGAACTGAATTTTGATTAGTTATGCTTTACTGAGCCCTTCTTACGACCTCTTTCCATTGGCTAGTTCTATCATCCTGGTTTTATAACTGATAAGGTAATCAGACAATGAAAGCACAGAATAATATTTCTCAATCCATTTCAATCGATGTCacgtataatatattgatattgtCATTAGGGGTAGTGTGAGGAATATTGTagattcaattattattaagcaatTTTGTTACTGTTTGTGTACagaaaaaccaataaaaaataaaataaaaatatacgtcTATTTTGGAACAATACTGCCCGTACAGAACGCTTTCGCAGACATCATCAGTAAAGGGATAAACAAACTGTCataaaaatagcaaaattCTAAAGATAATTTGGGCCAATCTTTtgattctttaaataaaaaattactaattttatattttaaaattcattcattcaattCATAAAGCGATCAATTCCTGCCGAAACTATTTCTAGGGTATACGCTTTCCTATTTGCATTATcgaatataacttttaatgatACTGTTCAAATGAGAACACTGATACGTAGTTGATAGTCGTAGCGCGTAGCACTTTCGCGACTTCTTTACTCATGCAAAGCTCGATGGGGCTCATTTCGAATACAACACGTAAATAATACTATGATggcattaaaaatgttttttgtactCAAAACGGAAATGTTTTAGTTAAGAATATACTTGAACAGTGTCGAGGCTTTGCAACTTCATGACACGAGCCTAGGAGTAGATTGAAAATgacaaaatcattaaaatgagTAAATTCGTGTCGGTGTAAATACTcgtaagtgaaaaaaaaatttacacaagAAAAGAGTGTGTATTGTGTACACattcttatgttaaatatattttgtaaatcaggttaattataaataacctaCTAAGTCTATatcataatgttaaataatgtctTTATGCagagaaaatttataaaaaagacttAAACAGTGAACGCTTCTTACGCCAGTACGTCTGTATCAATAGCGATTGCGAACCGATATCCTTACATTCCTGTATGATGATGTAGTTCTCTCAATATTCGTAGCGATGATATCGCAATCTTGCGGCATTGCTAGTGGAATCGCAGATCGAAATCGGAGTAATAGCAAAATCAGTCATAAAGAAGATTTTATcgtttgaaaagaaaaataatttttgtggcttaatatttactgaaatatATCCATGCAGTCATTTTTTATTCTAGAACTCAGATACAAGTCGTGTTTTTCAGGTGCTCATTAGAAATATCGCTTTAAAGTAACGGCCAAACTCTGATCAGTTTTTTTGGATTAAGGTGTAATTGTGAATATTGATTCATAATATAATCCAAAAACtcctttataaaattatgatttattaaactattttatagaCTAAATAATGAGGTTAGTACGggtgtaatatttattatactttgaaataaattgatgTAGATTTGATAATCATTATTCATTTACTAAACAGCATACAATGTGTCTTTAACTACATTAGAAACTCATAAATAGATCTAAATGTGTGAACTTTCTACTTACAATTCAGGTTGCGAACAGCTTTACATTACAATGAAGTAAAAACAACCTTTAAGCAAACCTTTTATTCAGGATAGGAAATCAAAGTATCAATAAtatcaatgatttattaaaacaataaataacacacacattcacacacacaaataaataaattacacactTTATTTACACTCGTGGTTTCGAAAAACCTTTTTGGTTTGGTTCCATTTCATCGGTCATCGGTAGCGTTGGGAACTAGgaggtatttaaaattattggtaGGCGTTGTAAGCCAGTTCTTGGGCCATCTCCTGTGGCTCTGCGTCCCTCCTGCGGCGAGTGGTGGCGTACGCGGCGTCCCATGGCCCGTGGGCGGCTATTTGTGGGTGAGAGTTGTCCGCTGCGATCTGGGTAAACTACAAGGTTAATAATAAAGCATTAAGAAGCAGTCAGAGAGAGAGAAAATGTGCAGTAAATAGTGCATTGCAGTACTTGTGCAGTTGTGcgtaattttatcaataaacgtaaatctattaataatactaaccTTCTTGCAAAGTTGGAAGATGGCGAGACCGACGGATACAACGAAGGAGAAGAAGGACAGCTGCAGGGCGTTCCAGGCCTTCAGACCGAGGACTCCGATAGCGAGAGGAATGAGGGTCATAGCCTTGAGGAGGACAAAGACAAGGATGGGTACGATGATCTTCTTCAGCTTAGCTTTACGTGCTTCACCCACTGCTCTGGCGCCCTCCTTGTTGAACTTGATGTTGAGGCTGAGCTCATCGTTCTCCAAGTTCCTGGGGCTAACAGTGATCTTAGTATCGGCTATGGGCATCTTGAAAGTGACGTCATGGGACTGGATGTAGTTCTCAATGCTGTCAAGAAAGTCACCGTTCGATCTGCCCGTTGCTTCATTGCCATTCTTTGTCACTTCAACCGCATCAGAGATCTGGggataaatatgttttcaaactaagaaataataaataaacttagtaaattcaagtttatttaatgCTGTAAGAACAAAGGAATTAATTGAATCAAAATCTTACCTGGAAGGATTCCTTCTTGAAGATGCTGTCTAATAACGACATGACCTTGTACTTGATGCAAGCTGTGGGATCAGACCCTTCCGCACACCCGGATCTCATTTCTTCAACCATCCCATCCATGGGAGTGCCCTTCCAGAAGCCATGTTGAGGCTGCGCTAAGGCACACCCAAACAAAGCGATAAAGCACACCACTTTCACGGACGCCATTGTTCTTGATGCTAACTGGAGGACGGTTGGTGAGATTGTGATAGTTTCGACAAGGACCCAGCTGTTTTTATACAGCTATTTCAAATTCAGAACGTAGTCCTTAGTTCCGGTACGTATTGTCTTGCTATGTATCAGTCAATTGCGCACTTACGATCTTTTGGCACGTGATGGATCGAAGTGTAAGGGAAAGCTATTTGATTCGAATCCTCTTTGATATCTCAGTTCCGAAAAGGCTTAACGTTTAATGTGCTTGTTAGAGGCGTTGTCGTTTTAGAATTACAGTGTTCGGAGCACCTTTTCTGTTGTTTGTGACACCGTACCCTGATTCGATGGCTGCGtgattcaattattttgtctctttttTATAGGTGGAAATTTCTATTGGTGTAAGCAAGAGATAGTGATAGTTGTTTGTTATGGAGGAGTGGACTCGTATCAGGCGCAACTTGAATACGTAATTTCTTTCAAATCGCTATCGTTGAACTTGTCATTTTGGAGATAATCTCATTGAAAAATAGAACAGctgttatttattacattttaaaatatatacattaaatattatttttatccctATTTGTCACTAATTGTCATTTACTAcactaaaaaaacattcttaGATGAATCCGGAAAGAAACTCTCAAAGTTGTAAGTCAAGTTCCCAATTCGCTTGTCTCTGCAGGAATACAGTATGTATACAAGTATTTTTActaagattataaaatatttcaaaaagcaAACATTGTTCGGTTCGGTTCGGTTCGGTTATTTCTTGTATACATTATGTttcttgaatatatttataagctgTATTTTGTGGTTTAGTTAaggttatatattttgaaaattcttttgggaaatttataataatttcatgttGTATCTGCGTGTTATATATCATTCCCCCACAAATACAGATGTAGatcgataaataaattgaaggatatatattgtttcaatAAACACGTTGTGTATACATGTAGTGTATGGGTggaaagtatatattttaaatactgtatatataaaaataattaaatgtattgcaATAGCTAATTAACGTTaggaattataatattcactTTCACCGATGCGGAAGTATTCAGAACCCATTAGTATGCACTGTACTCGGCAGCAATGTATTGGAATTATAATATAccgtcaaatatatttaatctagGACACATTAAATTTACGGTACAAAAGCAATTATACTAGGCTGATAGTAGTCATACCCAGATTTATCcctttattaagaattaataagaatttttaataagatagTAATAAGACTTAGAACCTTAAGAACACTAATCAGGCATTAAGTTTAACCAAATATCTTAACCGTGTGACCCTAAAGTCttagattcgatccccggctttgGGCTTAGTCCATTAGTGCTCAAGAGGAATCCTGGAGATGGACCTATAAATTCGATGTTGTGTGTTAGAAATTGTGTTGAAGGCTCCTAAttacctattaaaaaaacacatgaTCAGGGGACTTGGACAAGCCTAcctatttgtatgaaaattacttcaaattacacaacaaatatatataatacaaataactaCTGTTAAAGCATCTTCACTAAGCCCCGAGGAAACACAAACAGAAATTTAATTCAGACCTAAAATTTTAGTCATCCTACAATTGATGGACGCCTTTGATGAGATTTAAGGTGAGCGGGGTTATTTGGAAGTTGCTACTGAGAACGCTAAACCCCAGGCAAAAATCTCGCTAGGCGGGATGTGGTAACAGTGGAGCATTATCAGCTGACACGTGATGCGACCGTTACGGCTTTTTAGTTTGGGGTGCAAACCAGCAAGTATCCTACTCTGATCAAGCCATTCGCTTTGTAACAAGAGCTGGGAGAGATCGGGTCCAGTACTTGCGATGGATCATCCATTCTTCTATTACAACTATTAAACTTCGATATTCTTACGATAAATTTGGAGACAGGTGGTGAGTTTCTATTAGAATTCAGAGTgtataatgaattaaaaattaaaggttatatttatttaagtgacaTTGTGGcacagaattttttttttacaatgatGATACTTTTATGATATACGCTTAAAAGAATGAAGCcagataaaataatgattacatCATTCTGGTATCTCGTAGTAAACATTGACTAAATAACTTGCTACGTCAACTAAATTCAATGCAAACTGCATTTAGACCTACGCAAAGTCGAGGCTCTGTAATCATAAATTCATTGCCACGCATAGGAAGCGCACACGGACCAAAACTAAGGAGCGAAACTTCTCATATGGTAAGCCAGCCACCATTCAACCGAACAACCGTTCAGTCTTCAACAGACATCATACTGCGTGGACAAAGATATGTCAGAGTCTTAAAATTAGTTCTGTGTACAGCTTTCTATTCATACCATTCCTTAAAAGGCGGGAGAATGTCGAAGCCATCTTTTACAGACTTTAGTAAGAGAACAGGAAGCCCCTTTCAGAAGATAGATCAAGAAAAAGACGAACAAAAGATAGTTCACGAAGAAGTCCTgcacaaaacaaattatgaaaAGCAAAAGGAAAAAAGTGAAGAGCTAGTTCAAAAAGTTAGTAAGAAAGCTGCTGAATACCATTCGAATAAACCTAGTTCTGGTGTGTTCACCGAAGTAGTGACTCATGGTGCATTTACAAATAAGAAGGTTGAAACAGAAAAACCTAAGGAAAATCAACCACTTTCAAAAAGTAATAATGGGAACTCAAAACCGCTCCTAGGATTCCCTTCATCAGCCAACGACTTAGCACTGGACGCAAAAACGGACCTAGAATCTGATCCGAATATATCTAAAGAAATCAGAGAAAAAGTAATTGACAAATTGTTTACATTAGTATCAATGGTGCAACACACCTACGAGTCAAAAGTGAGAATAATGACTGAATTTGAAAGATTCAAGGACACCCACCTCAAAAACGACGTGAGAAGAGAAAAAGAACATTCCGAGCAACTGTATaagcttaatataaattttcaaagtgAAGTTATTCAAGCGATACAACAACTGCGAAGTGAGTTAGACTTATCGCGTAATTTGTCGAGTAGTTTAGatgattcaaatttattaagtttaaaagagagtaatgtaaaattttcatcTTCGCGGGATTGCTCATCTGATAACAGTGATTGCCAAATCAACGACAATGTAAGCTGAGTAtgttttttagaataaatcaattgtaagcttgttttgttttattttatcatattatttatatgcttAGTAATTAGGTTGTCAAGGTGGTAATGAAATATGCAAAATGTAGGCGTTCGTGGGAGAATATGACGTCATCTACGATGCAACCTTGTTCTtacaaaatactataataaaaatataaaatgttatactataatataattatgttattattcattatcaaTTCTATAAGtattaacagaaataaatctttgttattagtggtaggaactaaatatttgaaacattcAAGAGTACAATTACCGCATGGACGAAGTCGCGGGCTATCTTTAGTgcctattattacattatacgtGCGGAGCATCTGCATACTTCCATATGAAAATGGGTGCTGTTTTAAGCGATTACAGTGCATCAGTAGTTAAAATGGATCTATTTGTAATCAGACGTTTTAAACAAGGAAAACCCGAATGAGCGTCTGTTGTTGAATCCAGTTCTTACTCACATGCCGTTTATGTGTCACGTATAGGTCATGTAGCTGTTTGGTTGTGCTTTAATCTTATCAGAGTTCAAATGAAACATgatttaaaccaaaaaaattacattcctCAAGAAATCTGTGACTGTGATAGTTTTTAGTAAGTAATTCCTGATCTCTACTTAAAACTTGTTTTGTTgtcttgtttatataaatggcACTACTGTATTGCTGGAttgtcatattaataataattggtttagTTGAAGCTAAGCCAATTTGCACTAATACAAGTTTTGATCAAGTTTCTTGTGTTCCTGGAAATTATAGTCAAGTTGTGCTCAGAAAAGGCATGGTATCTGAGAATAATTTTACCAAATTATTAAGTCTAACCAGTTGCAGGATAAGTGATGTTGATTTTGAGGCATTCGATGGTGTCCCTGCACTACTAGAACTAGATCTGTctcaaaatatgatttcctaTCTACAGCTTGGTGTACTAGATGAGTTCAAACAACTCACGCATTTAAATCTctcttttaattacataagaaATTTCCCCCTGGGATTATTCGACCAGAAACCAAACCTGATAAGTCTAGACTTAGGTTCTAATAAATTACAAGCTTTGGAGCTCGGAATATTTGATCCATTAACAAAATTAGAGTATTTAGATATTTCTTGGAATTCTTTAATCGGTTCAGAAATAAGCCCatacatatttgatataaaCAGACGAATcaaaacattgaaattatCAGGAAACAATATGAATGAAGCCAAAGAAAACTTATTGCACTCTTTGACAATGTTACAAGTGCTTGCATTAGAAGATTGTAAGCTTGATGTGTTTCCACCTTTTGCATTGCAGAGAAGTATGAAAAAGCTGCTCAGATtggatttaagtttaaataaaattcgacAGATTAGTAACGATTTATCTTTTGAGAATCTTACAAGTTTAATTTCTTTACATTTGACGTCAAATGTCATTGAAGATATTGGAGAAAACGTCTTCAAGCCTTTGAAAAAGATTAAGGTGTTAGTATTTCGCAATAATCGAATAAAAGATATACCAGACACCCTATTTCAGAATATTCCAGTGACTTTTGTGGATTTGGCtaacaatataatagaatACATACCAGTGAACGCTTTCAGAGGTACTAAATTAAGGAATttcaatatagcaagcaacagGATTACTTATTTGCAAGATAACTTTTGTTTAGAATTAAGGAATTCTGGAGCCGTCTTgacgaaattttattttaatgataatccCTGGCAATGTGCATGTTTAAGAGATGTACTTAATGAAGTCAAAAAGTTTGGAGTTAcctataatgataaaaaatatgatggcAAGCATCCAGTTTGTGTGGTACCTGATGATTTTGTATGTCATCGTCATTTGCAATATAATGAaaacgtttataaaatatttgatagtagataaattgtaaaatatttgagaatATTCCtagatattaaatacaataaaaatataatttgataaatttataaccACGCCACCTAGTGTCTAATTTAGGTATGACATTTAATACTGCAATACTTTTCGTAACGTTTCAAATACATAGTTGATACTTAGTGCAGTGGATAGGTGCCGCTAGTcactgtttaaatattaatccaTGAgccatctatatatataaaagaaagtcgtgttagttacaccacttataactcaagaacgaaagaacagatttgagtgaaaattggtatggaggtagcttagagccaggagacggacataggatactttttatcccgttcgacagcgttcccgtgggacttgacatgaaacgtcagtcactataaaaagtggtataacaaataagaatcagacttggaataataaaacgcaaatgatagctatgtaattgacgtataatgacagctgtgtaatgacgtatatatgacaatttgatatttgtaagaaatcaatattcaaaatatttctattaaataaatacgtttaattatttttacaatttacaatttaattataatgatagtgctattgcccattcgtataaacagtgaagagaactataaaactcggtattgtcgtatgtatacagttcatccaaagaatgatgaatgtttctatttgttgttgttgtcgaatgacgcatttaatcgagtattggaacgggaacgtgaatatgatcaccaggaattagatttagtagttcaaacgaatgtacccctgttgaaataccaacaaaaggaagtttatgatactttaatgaaggcaaacgatgatgaaaatggtggtttatatttcctagatgcccttggtggaactggcaagacattcctcatgtcattagttttagcaactgttcgggcgagatccaacatagcggttgcagttgcttcttctgaaatagcagccacattgttagaaggatgccgtacggctcattcagaattaaaattaccgttaaatcttcaaactattggagaaccaacgtgtaatattgcaaaacactcagcaatggccaaagttttagcggcatcgaaaatcatcatctgggacgaatgcacaatggcgcataaacgtgcattggaagcacttaaccgaacattaaaagatttacgcaatgaatcgagatgttttggaggagcaatgattttactgtctggcgatttccgccaaatactgccagtaattccaagatctacggctgtcgacgaaataaacgcttgcctcaaatcgtcaaatctat belongs to Pieris rapae chromosome 2, ilPieRapa1.1, whole genome shotgun sequence and includes:
- the LOC110991876 gene encoding uncharacterized protein LOC110991876 isoform X1; its protein translation is MASVKVVCFIALFGCALAQPQHGFWKGTPMDGMVEEMRSGCAEGSDPTACIKYKVMSLLDSIFKKESFQISDAVEVTKNGNEATGRSNGDFLDSIENYIQSHDVTFKMPIADTKITVSPRNLENDELSLNIKFNKEGARAVGEARKAKLKKIIVPILVFVLLKAMTLIPLAIGVLGLKAWNALQLSFFSFVVSVGLAIFQLCKKFTQIAADNSHPQIAAHGPWDAAYATTRRRRDAEPQEMAQELAYNAYQ
- the LOC110991876 gene encoding uncharacterized protein LOC110991876 isoform X2, giving the protein MASVKVVCFIALFGCALAQPQHGFWKGTPMDGMVEEMRSGCAEGSDPTACIKYKVMSLLDSIFKKESFQISDAVEVTKNGNEATGRSNGDFLDSIENYIQSHDVTFKMPIADTKITVSPRNLENDELSLNIKFNKEGARAVGEARKAKLKKIIVPILVFVLLKAMTLIPLAIGVLGLKAWNALQLSFFSFVVSVGLAIFQLCKKIAADNSHPQIAAHGPWDAAYATTRRRRDAEPQEMAQELAYNAYQ
- the LOC110991833 gene encoding uncharacterized protein LOC110991833, which produces MQTAFRPTQSRGSVIINSLPRIGSAHGPKLRSETSHMVSQPPFNRTTVQSSTDIILRGQRYVRVLKLVLCTAFYSYHSLKGGRMSKPSFTDFSKRTGSPFQKIDQEKDEQKIVHEEVLHKTNYEKQKEKSEELVQKVSKKAAEYHSNKPSSGVFTEVVTHGAFTNKKVETEKPKENQPLSKSNNGNSKPLLGFPSSANDLALDAKTDLESDPNISKEIREKVIDKLFTLVSMVQHTYESKVRIMTEFERFKDTHLKNDVRREKEHSEQLYKLNINFQSEVIQAIQQLRSELDLSRNLSSSLDDSNLLSLKESNVKFSSSRDCSSDNSDCQINDNVS
- the LOC110991834 gene encoding carboxypeptidase N subunit 2, yielding MALLYCWIVILIIIGLVEAKPICTNTSFDQVSCVPGNYSQVVLRKGMVSENNFTKLLSLTSCRISDVDFEAFDGVPALLELDLSQNMISYLQLGVLDEFKQLTHLNLSFNYIRNFPLGLFDQKPNLISLDLGSNKLQALELGIFDPLTKLEYLDISWNSLIGSEISPYIFDINRRIKTLKLSGNNMNEAKENLLHSLTMLQVLALEDCKLDVFPPFALQRSMKKLLRLDLSLNKIRQISNDLSFENLTSLISLHLTSNVIEDIGENVFKPLKKIKVLVFRNNRIKDIPDTLFQNIPVTFVDLANNIIEYIPVNAFRGTKLRNFNIASNRITYLQDNFCLELRNSGAVLTKFYFNDNPWQCACLRDVLNEVKKFGVTYNDKKYDGKHPVCVVPDDFVCHRHLQYNENVYKIFDSR